A single genomic interval of Bacteroidales bacterium harbors:
- a CDS encoding fumarylacetoacetate hydrolase family protein — protein sequence MKIICIGRNYADHAKEMNSKVPEKPMFFLKPETSLLHKNKPFFYPDFSNEIHYETEVVIRINRLGKHIEEKFAHRYYSEIGLGIDFTARDLQRQCKEKGHPWEIAKGFEHSAPLSDNFINKEDLPSDINFKLNLNGETVQNGNTKDLIFSFDKLISYISTFFPLKIGDLIFTGTPAGVGEVKTGDNLKGYLEGKQMFDFMIK from the coding sequence GTGAAAATAATATGTATAGGCAGAAATTATGCCGACCATGCAAAAGAAATGAACAGCAAAGTTCCTGAAAAACCGATGTTTTTTTTGAAACCGGAAACTTCGTTGTTGCATAAAAATAAACCGTTTTTTTATCCTGATTTTTCGAATGAAATTCATTATGAAACTGAGGTTGTAATAAGAATAAATCGTTTGGGAAAACATATTGAAGAAAAATTTGCACACAGATATTATTCGGAAATAGGTCTCGGAATTGACTTTACGGCAAGAGACTTGCAAAGGCAATGCAAAGAAAAAGGGCATCCGTGGGAAATTGCAAAAGGTTTTGAACATTCAGCACCTTTGTCTGATAATTTCATTAATAAAGAAGATTTACCAAGTGATATAAATTTTAAATTAAACCTAAACGGAGAAACTGTTCAAAACGGAAATACAAAAGACCTTATTTTCTCATTCGATAAGTTGATAAGTTATATTTCAACGTTTTTTCCTTTAAAAATAGGAGATTTAATTTTTACGGGAACACCTGCCGGAGTAGGAGAGGTTAAAACAGGCGATAATTTAAAAGGTTATTTAGAGGGAAAGCAGATGTTTGATTTTATGATAAAATGA